In Castanea sativa cultivar Marrone di Chiusa Pesio chromosome 6, ASM4071231v1, a single window of DNA contains:
- the LOC142637896 gene encoding protein DMR6-LIKE OXYGENASE 1-like, giving the protein MASKLKQPQPLLSDLVSGMSSVPSNYIRPANDRPNFHEVVSFDGSIPLIDLQGLYGPKRSEIVKEIGLACLNYGFFQVSSHGISEAVINNMLDISRDFFHMPESERLKNYSDDPMKTMRLSTSFNVRTENVSSWRDYLRLHCHPLEDYIQEWPTNPPSFREVVGEYCRNARGLALRLLEAISESLGLEKDYIDKALGKHGQHMAINYYPPCPQPDLTYGLPGHSDPNAVTILLQDDVPGLQVLRNGKWVAVSPIPSTFIVNIGDQIQVLSNDRYKSVLHRAVVNCDKERISIPTFYCPSPDAMIGPAPQLTDTDSFTHYRNFAYSEYYEKFWNRGLTTETCSDLFKTSHP; this is encoded by the exons ATGGCTTCCAAACTGAAACAGCCACAGCCACTGTTATCTGACCTCGTCTCCGGCATGAGCTCTGTTCCCTCTAACTACATCCGACCCGCCAACGATCGTCCAAATTTTCATGAGGTTGTGTCATTTGATGGTTCAATACCTCTTATTGATCTTCAAGGCCTCTATGGTCCTAAGCGCTCAGAAATAGTCAAAGAGATAGGCCTTGCCTGCCTAAACTATGGCTTCTTTCAG GTTAGCAGCCATGGAATTTCAGAAGCAGTGATCAATAACATGTTAGATATATCAAGGGATTTTTTCCATATGCCGGAAAGTGAGAGGTTAAAGAATTACTCTGATGATCCAATGAAGACAATGAGACTCTCGACTAGTTTCAACGTAAGAACTGAAAACGTATCCAGCTGGAGGGATTACTTAAGACTCCATTGTCACCCTCTAGAGGACTACATCCAGGAATGGCCAACCAACCCTCCATCCTTCAg aGAAGTTGTTGGTGAGTACTGTAGAAATGCAAGAGGCCTAGCACTAAGGCTGCTTGAAGCAATATCAGAGAGCTTAGGACTTGAAAAAGATTACATAGATAAGGCTCTGGGGAAGCATGGTCAGCACATGGCTATCAACTACTACCCACCTTGTCCACAGCCAGATTTAACCTATGGATTACCTGGGCATTCTGATCCTAACGCCGTTACCATACTTCTCCAAGATGACGTGCCAGGTTTGCAAGTACTCAGAAATGGCAAGTGGGTTGCTGTCAGTCCCATTCCATCTACCTTTATTGTCAATATTGGTGATCAAATACAG GTACTTAGCAATGACCGTTACAAGAGTGTGCTACATCGAGCAGTGGTGAATTGTGACAAGGAGAGGATCTCTATTCCAACATTCTATTGCCCATCGCCTGATGCCATGATAGGGCCAGCGCCACAGCTGACTGATACTGATTCTTTCACCCACTATAGGAACTTTGCTTATAGTGAATACTACGAAAAGTTTTGGAACCGGGGCCTCACAACTGAAACCTGTTCCGACCTGTTCAAAACATCCCATCCTTAA